A single Montipora foliosa isolate CH-2021 chromosome 7, ASM3666993v2, whole genome shotgun sequence DNA region contains:
- the LOC138010234 gene encoding uncharacterized protein, whose amino-acid sequence MLNDYSENNGVNGTGTRCEGPSPGRCSPAQQRGPGRHLATARMRWNKEVNKVVMECFYRSKPFYEEGKPIRGYRQRLFREWRDRGMFESTEQRVCDQARAIRRNGWLSELEVEAIKRQVEDECQDDLWEGQEVTVEAETVGIDAGTGEEEINDAEDGISDTEGDMNEKHRAIVKQLKKIMREGRTCNGIMFKKVDKKVLRVQTDKLGLKKAEHRKKNEPRTKRRIEGDIKRLKQEVNFLERELKGELGLKKKRKLSELNERYRVKSKGMKTVLEELKQTMLAKSAKIRRYEQRIEQFRQNGIFDFDQKKIYAEFNGDGVRSNDVPNAEESKRFWGDIWSAEKGHNQEAEWLKDLKK is encoded by the exons ATGTTGAATGATTATTCTGAGAATAACGGCGTGAATGGGACTGGAACGCGATGTGAAGGTCCCTCGCCCGGCAGGTGTTCTCCGGCACAGCAGCGGGGACCCGGTCGTCATCTTGCTACTGCTAGAATGAGATGGAACAAAGAAGTGAACAAGGTAGTGATGGAGTGTTTTTACAGAAGTAAGCCTTTTTATGAAGAAGGTAAACCTATTAGGGGATATAGACAAAGATTGTTTAGAGAATGGAGAGACAGGGGAATGTTTGAATCAACGGAGCAACGTGTGTGTGACCAAGCAAGGGCAATCAGAAGGAATGGCTGGCTATCAGAACTTGAAGTGGAAGCAATCAAAAGACAAGTAGAAGATGAATGCCAGGATGACCTTTGGGAAGGGCAAGAAGTCACTGTGGAAGCAGAGACAGTGGGAATTGACGCTGGGACAGGGGAAGAAGAAATAAACGATGCAGAAGATGGTATCAGTGATACTGAAGGCGATATGAATGAAAAACATCGGGCGATTgttaaacaattaaaaaaaataatgaggGAAGGAAGAACATGCAATGGCATTATGTTTAAGAAAGTAGATAAGAAAGTTTTGAGGGTTCAAACAGATAAA TTGGGATTGAAGAAAGCAGAGCATAGGAAGAAAAATGAACCAAGAACGAAACGAAGGATTGAGGGAGATATAAAGAGGCTGAAACAAGAGGTCAACTTTCTGGAAAGGGAATTAAAAGGAGAACTGGGATTGAAGAAAAAACGTAAATTGAGTGAATTAAATGAAAGATACAGAGTGAAAAGTAAGGGGATGAAAACTGTACTTGAGGAATTGAAACAAACGATGCTTGcaaaaagtgctaaaataaGAAGATATGAGCAGAGAATTGAACAATTCagacaaaatggaatttttGATTTTGATCAGAAGAAGATATATGCAGAATTCAATGGAGATGGGGTAAGGTCGAATGATGTGCCAAATGCAGAAGAAAGTAAAAGGTTTTGGGGCGATATTTGGAGTGCTGAAAAAGGGCATAACCAAGAGGCAGAATGGctgaaagatttaaaaaaatga
- the LOC138010233 gene encoding histamine H2 receptor-like: protein MSLIGLYPCTNISAPTKLSIISGTFCSILAVAAVIGNVLVLLAITIDPYRQLRSPFNFLVANLAAADLIVGCLVLPMSVEFYIREAMSERLVLLPRDAARRISFFISCTASLLSIAAITVDRFIAISFPMKYRLMLDSRRTVVTSCLLWIFSIGFPFLYFKVGYLKYHFVFANTAVVATFAVLCVTYAKVFRTFKHKVKHWDTTHNCPGQHKIKMRTLKWEKNVTKTFLVMLSLFIACFLPALVLNYVISFCGHCSCVFIHWARDINYILIMANSKLDVVFETALQKALNFLSERGFNRELRQEQKSSVKQLFIGGDLIAVLPTGFGKSLIFQLLALVNDGHVVLVICPLKCIVNDQIKEASSMGISAGSLSDCLQTDIVSGKYRLLFASAEEALAKSFLQALKREGNSLHDNLAAIVVDESHTVETWTGKSFHKFGHWDRLKEVAVDKLNYTLHENKKPNGPSRLPEYCV, encoded by the exons ATGTCTCTGATCGGCTTGTATCCTTGCACAAACATCTCAGCCCCGACCAAGTTGAGCATCATCTCAGGCACATTTTGTTCAATTCTCGCAGTCGCAGCTGTGATTGGAAATGTCCTTGTTCTTCTCGCCATCACTATCGACCCATATCGTCAACTGCGATCGCCATTTAATTTCCTCGTGGCCAATCTGGCGGCAGCGGATTTGATAGTCGGTTGTTTGGTACTGCCCATGTCAGTGGAATTCTACATTCGAGAGGCAATGAGCGAACGACTCGTACTTCTTCCCAGAGATGCCGCTAGACGAATCAGTTTTTTCATATCTTGCACAGCATCGCTTCTGAGTATCGCTGCGATCACGGTTGATAGATTTATTGCCATTTCATTCCCTATGAAATACAGATTGATGCTGGATTCTCGACGAACTGTTGTCACCTCGTGTCTCCTTTGGATTTTCTCAATTGGTTTCCCGTTCCTTTACTTCAAAGTTGGGTATCTGAAATATCATTTCGTTTTCGCCAATACAGCGGTTGTGGCCACATTTGCAGTGCTCTGTGTTACTTACGCAAAAGTCTTCCGAACTTTTAAACATAAGGTGAAACATTGGGATACAACTCACAATTGCCCTGGGCAGCACAAGATCAAAATGAGAACGCTGAAATGGGAGAAAAATGTTACCAAAACATTTCTGGTAATGTTATCGCTTTTCATTGCCTGTTTTCTTCCTGCACTTGTTCTTAACTATGTTATTAGCTTCTGCGGACACTGCAGTTGTGTTTTTATTCACTGGGCAAGAGATATTAATTACATTCTGATCATGGCAAATTCAA AGCTGGATGTTGTGTTCGAAACTGCTTtacaaaaagcattaaattttctCTCGGAACGGGGATTTAATCGCGAGCTTCGACAAGAGCAAAAGTCTTctgtaaaacaactattcatTGGAGGAGATTTAATTGCTGTTCTCCCCACAGGATTTGGAAAAAGCTTGATTTTTCAACTCTTAGCACTTGTAAACGACGGCCATGTTGTCCTTGTAATTTGTCCATTGAAATGTATTGTAAACGATCAAATCAAGGAGGCCTCTTCGATGGGGATTTCGGCTGGCTCGTTGTCTGACTGCCTCCAAACAGATATCGTGAGCGGAAAATACCGTCTGCTTTTTGCTTCTGCCGAAGAAGCACTCGCCAAAAGTTTCCTCCAGGCCCTCAAAAGAGAAGGCAACTCGCTTCACGACAATCTCGCTGCTATTGTGGTGGATGAGTCACACACCGTTGAGACTTGGACTGGAAAAAG CTTTCATAAATTTGGCCACTGGGACAGACTGAAGGAGGTAGCTGTCGATAAACTTAATTACACCTTACACGAAAACAAGAAACCAAACGGGCCGTCGAGGTTACCCGAGTACTGCGTGTaa
- the LOC138010951 gene encoding adenosine receptor A2a-like — MSLIGLYPCTNISAPTKLSIISGTFCSILAVAAVIGNVLVLLAITIDPYRQLRSPFNFLVANLAAADLIVGCLVLPMSVEFYIREAMSERLVLLPRDAARRISFFISCTASLLSIAAITVDRFIAISFPMKYRLMLDSRRTVVTSCLLWIFSIGFPFLYFKVGYLKYHFVFANTAVVATFAVLCVTYAKVFRTFKHKVKHWDTTHNCPGQHKIKMRTLKWEKNVTKTFLVMLSLFIACFLPALVLNYVISFCGHCSCVFIHWARDINYILIMANSSMNPFVFAWRLKPFRKAFIKILTCRALMRKMRSMRLSTSSAGPMPSSRTTEDEAGTL, encoded by the coding sequence ATGTCTCTGATCGGCTTGTATCCTTGCACAAACATCTCAGCCCCGACCAAGTTGAGCATCATCTCAGGCACATTTTGTTCAATTCTCGCAGTCGCAGCTGTGATTGGAAATGTCCTTGTTCTTCTCGCCATCACTATCGACCCATATCGTCAACTGCGATCGCCATTTAATTTCCTCGTGGCCAATCTGGCGGCAGCGGATTTGATAGTCGGTTGTTTGGTACTGCCCATGTCAGTGGAATTCTACATTCGAGAGGCAATGAGCGAACGACTCGTACTTCTTCCCAGAGATGCCGCTAGACGAATCAGTTTTTTCATATCTTGCACAGCATCGCTTCTGAGTATCGCTGCGATCACGGTTGATAGATTTATTGCCATTTCATTCCCTATGAAATACAGATTGATGCTGGATTCTCGACGAACTGTTGTCACCTCGTGTCTCCTTTGGATTTTCTCAATTGGTTTCCCGTTCCTTTACTTCAAAGTTGGGTATCTGAAATATCATTTCGTTTTCGCCAATACAGCGGTTGTGGCCACATTTGCAGTGCTCTGTGTTACTTACGCAAAAGTCTTCCGAACTTTTAAACATAAGGTGAAACATTGGGATACAACTCACAATTGCCCTGGGCAGCACAAGATCAAAATGAGAACGCTGAAATGGGAGAAAAATGTTACCAAAACATTTCTGGTAATGTTATCGCTTTTCATTGCCTGTTTTCTTCCTGCACTTGTTCTTAACTATGTTATTAGCTTCTGCGGACACTGCAGTTGTGTTTTTATTCACTGGGCAAGAGATATTAATTACATTCTGATCATGGCAAATTCAAGTATGAACCCATTCGTCTTCGCGTGGAGACTGAAACCGTTCCGCAAAGCCTTCATTAAAATCCTGACTTGTAGAGCTTTGATGCGAAAAATGCGCTCTATGCGGCTATCAACATCGAGCGCTGGCCCCATGCCCTCTTCAAGAACCACCGAGGATGAAGCAGGcaccttgtaa